TTATTTATCACTGAATTCCTTGCAGATTATTAATAATCATTAATTACAATCATAAGGAAACTGCTTTCATACAACGAACTTCCGAAACAGCACGTGTGGACTCTATAGTTGATTCGCTTCCGGTTCCACTATCGCTAACGAGCAACGTGTTTTTCATTCTGACAACAGAAAAATGCAGTTCAGTTGTGTTCTGTTCGCGCGCCGCAAAGTTCCTGCCCATTGGAAAACTCTGCTTTTACACTTTTTCTCATTTATACCTGTAACCGACAACTTCTTTTACTATTATTACTGGTGCAGTGGTACAGTTAAGGCAGTTTCTGCACGGTTTCCAATATTTATGCTGCGCGgtccgaggcgccttgtcacggtctgtgcggctcgGCTCCCCCGTCCGAGGTTAGAgtcctccaaaatggttcaaatggttctgagcactatgagatttaactgctgtggtcatcagtcccatagactacttaaacttaactaaccaatggacatctcacacatgcatgcatgcacgaggcaggattcgaacctgcgaccgtggcggtcgcgcggttacggactgcagcgcccaaaaccgctcggtcacaccggccggctcgagtcctccctcgggcgtgtgtgtgtgcgtgtgcgtgtgcgtgtgcgtgtgtgtgtgtgtgcgtgtgcgtgtgtgtgtgtgtgcgtgtgtgtgtgtgtgtgtgtgtgtgtgtgtggggggggggggggggggaccaatgaGCTCTGGAGTTGGTCCCATCGAAGTTTCCATAATTTCAgtagggtctcatacacaagtgattttagatatccatataggacataatcgagaggattcaggtcaggtgacctcgcaggccttgAAATAGGACCTCCTaatccagtgaccaggaaatactgtaccggtactgctccattgtACTGTACGTCTTTTATCAGCACTGTGTAATGAATGGATCTCTCGTTGATTATAGCACCTTCTGtcacgggacaatgtaaatacggtaCGACAGAGCCACGTTGTGGACAAGTACAGTAAACAAAAcccatcatgacttcctagtagtaAGGCCCATCCTCGTCGTTTCCCTGCAGGAAGTAAAGAATGTACAGTGAAGTAAACAGCACAGGACGTGTAAACCTGTACGCATGTTGGCTGTAAATCttcaaaacagtaatgctagaccaaGCAGTAGACTAGTTTACTTCCGTGTCTCTAAGCTGGCTTTTCCGACCCCAGGTTTCCTACCTCAaagtgttcagtggagcatcccctTCGTCCTGTTATACTTTGGCTCGCTACTACAGGAACACCCTGGATGTTCGTTATTTCTTACCCTTAACGGTGTTTCAAGTTTCATTGCCGGCAGTGTATTGCGTCAATTTTAAGCTGTTACACAGTGTCCGAGCGAGTGGTGTATGAGACAGGAGCGAATGGGCGAAGCTGAAAATGACGCTGAAGCCGGGTTTCGCACCCCGACTCGTCCTTGGTGTCTTGTACGGCGGAGCTGGTGTAGTGGACCGGTTTTGTATTTCTCACCAGGTGACGCATCAGTCCGGCACCGTTGCGTAACATGCAGGCGATTTCTGGCGATGCAACCATCGTTTTTATAGTACGTAGCGCTTTTAACTCGTCACTGTTTCGCGCGATAATCACTTTCGTAGAATGGACAATACAATAGTCGAACGATACACATGAGGTGAGCcagtaggtggtagtatggaccgaaacgaGAAGAAATTGTCTGGTAAACATGTAGTCTAAAATGTATTCCTTAAGAACTACGAGCAGTTGTTCGGTAGAAGATATCAAGAAGTTGACATATGCGTTTCAAATCACATGTTTCCTAGACAATTTCTCCCCGTTTCGGTCGACGTACCCGGTAAGTTTGGCAGTAGAGGTGCGGTTCACCCTGAATAGTGCCTGGGCAATATAGGGCTACACACCCAACGTCAGTGGCTGTGCTCTGTCAGAATCTTCTGTGTATGTAAACTAACAGTTTGGACTGGATGACTGACTGTACCAGCGTGACGCTAACAGTCGCAACTAATTTAAACCCACTATAGCTACTACTCACGCCCTCTCCCCCTTTCTCCCAGCTGTCAGATGCTCTGGGCCTTGAGCTTAATTTAAGAACTTTTTTCTGTTAaggctttggcatttttaaaattaatgttattgagtctgaaGTGTTGGGCCTCCAGCCtattttgaatttaagtttttTTGCTCTTCAAGTGTCAGGTTCTATGGGccgtcagcctaattaaggaactgttttaggaTAAGGGTTTTGCCttctaaatttctgattttggttaagCTTAAGGCATGAGACATGAGATTGTACAGCGCGTTCGTAACCAAGCTCGTAACCAAGCTCGTAACCAAGCTCGTAACCAAGCTCGTAACCAAGCTCGTAACCAAGCTCGTAACCAAGCTCGTAACCAAGCTCGTAACCAAGCTCGTAACCAAGCTCGTAACCAAGCTCGGAACCAAGCTCGGAACCAAGCTCGTAACCAAGCTCGTAACCAAGCTCGGAACCAAGCTCGGAACCAAGCTCGGAACCAAGCTCGGAACCAAGCTCGGAACCAAGCTCGGAACCAAGCTCGGAACCAAGCTCGGAACCAAGCTCGGAACCAAGCTCGGAACCAAGCTCGGAACCAAGCTCGGAACCAAGCTCGGAACCAAGCTCGGAACCAAGTTCGGAACCAAGTTCGGAACCAAGTTCGGAACCAAGTTCGGAACCAAGTTCGGAACCAAGTTCGGAACCAAGTTCGGAACCAAGTTCGGAACCAAGTTCGGAACCaaaggtgtaggtgtaggtgtaggtgtgtgtgtgtgtgtgtgtgtgtgtgtgtgtgtgtgtgtgtgtgtgtgtgtgtgtgtgtgtgtgtgtgtgtgtgttttcaagttcTAGGCTCTTGTagtgtttgatgaaataaaaggtatgttcgagtgtaactaacAACCGCTTATTTTGGCCCACTTCTACAACTTAAATTacgtgtcctgtcctgcgggttcagCGGGGCGTTTCACATCTAACTAAACTGTAAACTTTTCTtggaacatttattttttaaatgatgaaagatgaatgatatttggtttaaaatgtgtgtgaaatcttatggaacttggctgttaaggtcatcagtccctaagcttacacaatacttaacctacattatcctaaggacaaacacagacacccatgcccgagggaggattcgaacctccgcccggaccagccgcacagtgcatgactgcagcggctgaggccgctcggctaatcccgcgcggctgatatTTGGTTTGTGTATGTCTGTGAATGACGAAAGAAtctgtggtgcatcgcaagtgcaaCCCACAACTGCTTCCCATATAAGAAAGCTAACTACCCATAGTGAGGGGAGACACTCTTTACAAAACCTGCTTCCCTTGCATTAGTCCTCTCCAATGCGGCACTTTCTTCACCTGCACACTGCAAACTGCAAACTGCAAACCCATTTCAAATCGATTAAGTCTGAATGTCTGCACTACAATTACTcttcgtaaatcacttcattgctgctcTCCTTACTCCTGAACTGGTAGAATTTGGACGACTTCAGATTGTTAATGCTTTCTGTATGACCActctaataataaaactgtgtacagtTCGGTAGAAGCCCTTATGTAGTTCCTGCTGTGTCGTGGTATCAGTTAATTCATTGATATGTTTCGAAGCGAGTAGTGAAGCACTGTGGCGATTTTACTGCAGGTGCCAGGTACAACAGGTTTTCGTAAGATATTTAGCGTTTATTAGGTATACATCCCATTTTCATCGCAGACATGTACCGGACAGAGCACAACATAACGCGTTCAGTGCGTGGACTACGCGAGGAACCTGTAAACATCACATTAATGCTGCTAATTGAAAGAAGTATTTATAGCTAACTCATATACATCAGtattagtcttacaaaattgtgatcatAGTAACgacattttgaaaa
This sequence is a window from Schistocerca gregaria isolate iqSchGreg1 unplaced genomic scaffold, iqSchGreg1.2 ptg000701l, whole genome shotgun sequence. Protein-coding genes within it:
- the LOC126320083 gene encoding keratin-associated protein 6-2-like — protein: NVYHLDHTSGESYLISLHLGSELGSELGSELGSELGSELGSELGSELGSELGSELGSELGSELGSELGSELGYELGYELGSELGSELGYELGYELGYELGYELGYELGYELGYELGYELGYELGYELGYERA